Part of the Melopsittacus undulatus isolate bMelUnd1 chromosome Z, bMelUnd1.mat.Z, whole genome shotgun sequence genome is shown below.
TTTGAGAGAGACTCTTATAGggcttttttgttggttttattaatttatttttttacagtgttgTTTGTTACTATGGTTGTGGGTGGGATTGGGTAACACGCAGTGAGTGATCTGTTCCTCCCCTCCGCATGCAGTTGGTGGCTCAGTAGCCTGCAGTGTATGCATAACtgcagggtgggtttttttgtttgcttctgttttgttgtggttttggtctCGTTCTGAATGCTGCTGAGCCAGTGGCACTTGCAGGAATACAGAGCCCACTGAAACGTCTGAACGCCTGCACTGGCAGACTCTGATGTGAACTTTACCTGCCCTATTTCTGAACCCTGTGTGCATGATAAAAGAAAATTCTCAGTGTCCTCTGAATCCCCCCAATAtgtggggagaaaggagaggaactGTATTTTCATACAGATTCTGTCATGCCTAGACTGTCGTGTCTACTCATTCATTTACTCTGGGCGGAGAGCAGGGCGGCAGTGAGCATCTTCAGATCCTGGTGACTATTGTCTCTGATCAGTGGGTGTTTAGctcctgtcctgctccctgGCAAGGACACCTTGCAGGGATAGGTTCTCTGTGTGAGGAAAGCCAGTCTGTCGAGAGCCATTGAATGCTTTGCACTGTATCATAATGGCatttaaaatggtaaaatgaCTGGAAAATTTTGCTTTGTAAGTAAAGGGCTTCTCATCCCATCTGTGTCTCTGAACTGTTTGTGTACCAGTTTTCAATCCATGACCCTTCGTGCAATCCTTCAGTTCCAGCAGGTTTCAACATGTATATGGTCAGTATAATCTTTTTGACTATAGATAAAATGAGTAAATTCAGTCTGAGATTAGTACTCAGGAGCCTTAAATACCATCTGAATCTTTACTTACCAGACAATACAATTGCattaaatgcaatttatttttccctgtaaaaGGATTTGTGTTGTGAAGATATGCCAGCCTCCTTAAGCTGTTCTGTGCTTAGTGCATTTAGTAGGTTGATCTGGGGAGCACTGGTAAGATACCATTGCAAACTTTTGCATGGTAGAGTGAATTAGGTACTCTGCCTGTGGCTCTGTTGGGAAGTATTCCTCTCTGTTTCAGAGGATTTTGGTTTCAGTACTGTATATTGAGCTGTGGTGTTTGTTCTTTTGAATCCCAGTTAATGATCTGAGAAGTCATGTTTCAGGTTAAAGTAAATGGGCTATGGTAGTTTTACAGTAAGttgtctcttttttccttaattgaTACTGGTttgaaggtttttttcagtgactgaAAGGAAAGGTATATCACAAGCTTGCTGTTGTATGTGACATATCAATTGTTCTGTACATTAGAATACTGAGCAAGAAGGATGGTATTGGCTATGCTGCAATTAATCTGCATGTATTGCATATTCCATACACAGACATGGCCCATTCTGAAACAGATTCTGCTGCACAAGTTAATCCTAtatggttttgattttattgaGATTCTGGTCATACAAATctggaaaaatactttatttattaaaaaagctCTTTCTGAGGTTTTAAAGTTCTTGTGTCATCTGGCGGCATGAAATGTGGGAATACTGTTGTACAGTTCTGCACTTATTAAACATGCTCAGGAATATGAAAATCTTGGAGTCTGTGAGAGAGGGAAGTATATCCACATTAAAAACATACACAAGTGGCCCTAGGTCATGCTCTGACTTTAAGCCTTGGGTGCTTCCCAGGTAGGCTTTGCCCTGTTCCTTACTTAAGAATGCAGTAAAAGGGACTCTGGGCATGTGAATATCATAGTCATTAGGAAATTTGGGTTCTCTACTTTTCCTTAAGGTTCCTTTGCAGTTTGAAGAGAGAGAAGTTGAAATTATTACACTAGTGGTTACAGCCACAACTTGCACTGGGCTCTGTATGCTTCAGCTTTTATTATCTGCACTCAGTTTTTGACCACTAGCTTATATTATATGGCTCCGTCTACACCATACTGTATTGGCTTGACTCTTAATCAAATCTGGAAACTTGCTGCTGTAATCATACATAGACCTGCATATTATAGCAGGTAACAGTAACATTCACCTCCAAGCAGGGACTGAACAGCACTGTGTTTGTTAGGAATAGTGTAGGATAGGATGTCTTCGAGTTTATGCCTCCTCCAAACCTCGAAATGAACCAATTGCTTGTGTTCTGAGTACCTGGCTTAAGGTAGCTTCAGAGGGGATGCCTTGGCAACTTCAGTTGATagtcaaaacacatttttcttctgactcTGCCCATGTGTGTGCTGTGTCACTGTAGCAGGCAGCCACTGGCAGAGTTCAAGATGTAATCTCTAAAATTCACCCATCATATTTTTCTTGCGGTTTCACAAGTGTAAATTTATGGTTGTTgctaggtttttattttaaagttgccttttttcctttgtatgctGTTGCATATGGAATCATTACACCAAAGGGAAGCTTCCTAATGGGATTAGTAGGTTTTtgttctccatgcagcttttGACATTCCTTAGGTATTCTGTCTGGTAGCTCTTCCTGCTATGATTCAGTACAGGAGAATGTTTCaagcatgtgcatgtgtgtgtatgtaatgAATCAGCTGGTCTAGGCTGGGGAAGGGTGAGAAAATCAGTCCTGgttccttttctttcacctcCAACTTACTTACTTACTGTATGAAAGTTGGAGATCAGGTTTCCCAAGATAAACCTGCTCTTGGGCAACAAGTTTAGAGTATGTCATTTGTGAAACTCATCTTACAAAAAAGTAAACACATGCCAAATGCAGATGTAATTCTCTGTCTACTCATCtagaaattaagtttttttttcccatcttatAGTGCGTAATAGTTACACTTTTTTGTATGCAATGGATTTAACTGGCTCATTAATcttattaattttttgtttataggtgtgaaagaaaatgtcagtcAGCATGCATGAAAATCGCAAATCTAGGGCCAGTACTGGCTCCATAAACATATACTTGTTCCACAAGTCATCCTACGCTGATAGTGTCCTCACTCACCTGAACCTTCTGCGTCAGCAGCGTCTCTTTACAGATGTACTTCTCCATGCTGGGAACAGGTCATTCCCCTGCCACAGAGCCGTCCTGGCTGCTTGTAGCCGCTATTTCGAAGCAATGTTCAGTGGAGGACTGAAAGAGAGCCAGGACAGTGAAGTCAACTTTCATAATTCAATTCACCCAGAAGTCTTGGAGCTTCTTCTGGACTACGCATATTCCTCCAGGGTTATCATCAATGAGGAGAACGCAGAATCACTGCTGGAGGCTGGTGACATGTTGGAGTTTCAGGACATTCGGGATGCTTGTGCAGAATTTCTGGAGAAAAACCTTCATCCCACCAACTGTCTTGGCATGCTGCTGCTGTCGGATGCTCACCAGTGCACCAAGCTGTATGAGCTCTCTTGGAGGATGTGCCTTAGCAACTTCCAGAGTATCAGTAAAAGTGAAGACTTCCTCCAGCTGCCAAAAGACATGGTAGTGCAACTCCTTTCCAGTGAAGAATTAGAAACTGAAGATGAAAGGCTGGTGTATGAATCAGCTATCAACTGGGTCAGCTATGACCTGAGTAAGCGCCACTCTTACCTGCCAGAGTTATTGCAGACGGTGAGATTGGCCCTCTTGCCTGCCATATACCTTATGGAGAATGTGGCCATGGAAGAACTTATCAccaagcaaaggaaaagcaaagagattGTAGAAGAATCAATAAGATGCAAGTTAAAAATCCTACAGAATGATGGAGTGGTTACTAGTTTGTGTGCCAGACCCCGGAAAACTGGCCATTCGCTTTTTCTTCTGGGTGGCCAAACCTTTATGTGTGACAAGCTGTACCTGGTGGACCAAAAGGCAAAGGAGATCATTCCGAAGGCTGACATACCAAGTCCACGGAAAGAGTTCAGCGCTTGTGCCATAGGCTGCAAAGTTTATATCACTGGGGGACGAGGGTCAGAAAATGGAGTCTCCAAAGACGTATGGGTGTACGACACCCTTCACGAGGAATGGTCGAAGGCTGCT
Proteins encoded:
- the ENC1 gene encoding ectoderm-neural cortex protein 1: MSVSMHENRKSRASTGSINIYLFHKSSYADSVLTHLNLLRQQRLFTDVLLHAGNRSFPCHRAVLAACSRYFEAMFSGGLKESQDSEVNFHNSIHPEVLELLLDYAYSSRVIINEENAESLLEAGDMLEFQDIRDACAEFLEKNLHPTNCLGMLLLSDAHQCTKLYELSWRMCLSNFQSISKSEDFLQLPKDMVVQLLSSEELETEDERLVYESAINWVSYDLSKRHSYLPELLQTVRLALLPAIYLMENVAMEELITKQRKSKEIVEESIRCKLKILQNDGVVTSLCARPRKTGHSLFLLGGQTFMCDKLYLVDQKAKEIIPKADIPSPRKEFSACAIGCKVYITGGRGSENGVSKDVWVYDTLHEEWSKAAPMLVARFGHGSAELKHCLYVVGGHTAATGCLPASPSVSLKQVEQYDPVTNKWTMVAPLREGVSNAAVVSAKLKLFAFGGTSVSHDKLPKVQCYDQCENRWTVPATCPQPWRYTAAAVLGNQIFIMGGDTEFSACSAYKFNSEAYQWTKVGDVTAKRMSCHAVASGNKLYVVGGYFGIQRCKTLDCYDPTLDVWNSITTVPYSLIPTAFVSTWKHLPS